From a single Arachis hypogaea cultivar Tifrunner chromosome 3, arahy.Tifrunner.gnm2.J5K5, whole genome shotgun sequence genomic region:
- the LOC112790771 gene encoding calcineurin B-like protein 7: MGCSFSKQRQRLIGHHKQEEDPAAVLAVQTCFDICDIEVLYELFKKLSSSIVDDGLISKEEFQLGLFGNSKKRNLFADRIFDLFDSGKDGVIEFGEFVRGLSVFHPAAPQPQKAAFAFRLHDIRQSGFIERDEVREMIVALLSESQLVFSDDIIQLIIDKAFQEADLKGDGKIDPDEWQQFVARNPSLLRNMTIPHLKDLNKEFRNFELSPDFIEDDIRNL; encoded by the exons ATGGGGTGTTCTTTCAGCAAACAACGGCAGAGGCTTATTGGGCATCATAAACAGGAAGAAGACCCAGCAGCAGTTCTTGCTGTCCAAACCTGCT TTGATATTTGTGATATTGAAGTACTGTATGAGCTGTTCAAGAAATTAAGTAGCTCCATAGTTGATGACGGCCTCATCAGCAAA GAGGAATTTCAACTTGGCTTATTTGGTAACAGCAAGAAACGAAACCTTTTTGCCGATAGG atatttgatttatttgattcgggaAAGGATGGGGTGATAGAGTTTGGAGAGTTTGTTAGAGGACTCAGCGTGTTCCATCCTGCAGCGCCCCAACCACAAAAAGCAGCTT TTGCATTTCGGCTCCACGATATACGGCAAAGTGGCTTTATTGAACGCGACGAG GTAAGAGAGATGATTGTGGCACTACTAAGCGAGTCCCAATTGGTGTTTTCTGATGACATAATTCAGCTCATAATCGATAAG GCTTTTCAAGAAGCAGATCTCAAAGGAGATGGTAAAATTGATCCAGACGAGTGGCAACAATTTGTGGCTCGAAATCCATCTTTATTGAGGAATATGACAATTCCACATTTGAA GGACCTTAATAAGGAGTTTCGTAATTTTGAATTAAGTCCAGACTTTATTGAAGATGATATAAGAAACCTCTGA
- the LOC112790772 gene encoding calcineurin B-like protein 7 isoform X2 produces the protein MFDIKRNGVIEFTEFVRSLSIFHPNTSPEKKIEFAFRLFDLRQSGYIGHNELKEMVLATLTESDVTVPDDIVESIVGKTMREADSNGDGKIDGKEWKEYVRKNPSLLKMMTLPYLKDITLAFPSFVLRTEVEHC, from the exons ATGTTTGATATTAAGCGAAACGGGGTTATCGAGTTCACCGAGTTCGTTCGGTCTCTGAGCATCTTTCATCCTAATACATCACCAGAGAAGAAAATTGAAT TTGCATTTAGATTGTTTGACCTTAGACAAAGTGGATACATTGGACACAACGAG TTGAAGGAGATGGTCTTGGCAACTCTGACTGAATCAGATGTTACTGTTCCAGATGATATTGTTGAATCAATTGTGGGAAAG ACAATGAGGGAAGCTGACTCAAATGGAGATGGGAAGATTGATGGTAAAGAGTGGAAAGAATATGTGAGGAAAAATCCCTCTCTTCTGAAGATGATGACTCTGCCATATCTAAA GGATATAACTCTGGCATTTCCCAGCTTTGTTTTGCGCACTGAAGTGGAACACTGCTAA
- the LOC112790772 gene encoding calcineurin B-like protein 7 isoform X1: protein MSIIMSCFCFRKGNPAKTNHDQFVILASETSFTVNEVEALLDLYRKLSGTVIGDGLIHKEEFQFALLRNISKQNLFVDRVFDMFDIKRNGVIEFTEFVRSLSIFHPNTSPEKKIEFAFRLFDLRQSGYIGHNELKEMVLATLTESDVTVPDDIVESIVGKTMREADSNGDGKIDGKEWKEYVRKNPSLLKMMTLPYLKDITLAFPSFVLRTEVEHC, encoded by the exons ATGTCCATTATCATGAGTTGCTTTTGCTTTAGAAAAGGTAACCCCGCCAAGACTAATCATGACCAATTCGTCATTCTTGCTTCCGAGACATCCT TTACTGTGAATGAGGTTGAGGCTTTACTTGATTTGTACAGAAAGCTAAGTGGTACAGTTATTGGTGATGGTTTAATTCACAAG GAGGAGTTCCAGTTTGCACTTCTTAGAAATATTAGTAAGCAGAATCTATTTGTAGACAGG GTATTTGATATGTTTGATATTAAGCGAAACGGGGTTATCGAGTTCACCGAGTTCGTTCGGTCTCTGAGCATCTTTCATCCTAATACATCACCAGAGAAGAAAATTGAAT TTGCATTTAGATTGTTTGACCTTAGACAAAGTGGATACATTGGACACAACGAG TTGAAGGAGATGGTCTTGGCAACTCTGACTGAATCAGATGTTACTGTTCCAGATGATATTGTTGAATCAATTGTGGGAAAG ACAATGAGGGAAGCTGACTCAAATGGAGATGGGAAGATTGATGGTAAAGAGTGGAAAGAATATGTGAGGAAAAATCCCTCTCTTCTGAAGATGATGACTCTGCCATATCTAAA GGATATAACTCTGGCATTTCCCAGCTTTGTTTTGCGCACTGAAGTGGAACACTGCTAA